TGCAGTCACACTTACTATTTTTTTCTGGCTCTTTTCAATCTCGAATGTGATTGGCTCAGTACCTAGCTTGTAATAATCTGGTGCTTGCGTTTCTACAAACTGATACTTACCTGGTCGTAAGTCTTCTATAACGATTTTGCCTTCCACATTCGTTGTTAGACCTTCTTGAAGGACTTTTCCGTCTGCATCTTGCAGTTCAAATACCGCTCCTGCTAGTTTCGTACCCTGGTTATCTTCGTCGACTTTTTCTAGCTCCACTGATCCTGGGATAAGCTCATTCGTTGCCTGAACCGATACTACTTCCACATCTGCTTCTGTTTTACTTTTATCAATCGTAAACGGTATTGGCGTTTCATCTAGTTGGTAGTGCGCTGGTGCTTTTGTCTCGACAAACTGATACTTACCTGGCTTTAAGTCTTCTACAACAATTTTTCCGTCTTTATTCGTTGTTAAGCTTTCTTGCAAGTTGTTTCCTGCTTCATCCTGCAATTCAAATTTAGCACCTTCTAGCTTTAACGCTTTGTTATCCTTATCTACCTTTGTCAACTCGGCTTTGCCTCGAATTAGTTCATTAATTGCTGTTACCATTACTGTACTTGGATCGCCAGATTTTACAGTAAACGGAATTGGTTCCTCGTTGAGTTGATAATATGCTGGTGCTTTTGTTTCGATAAATTGGTATTTGCCTGGTTCCAAATTAGGAACTAAAATCTTGCCATTTTCATCTGTTCGTAGCAATGGATAAACAACCGTTCCATCTTCTCGTTCTAATCGAAACTCAGCATCTTTTAAGGACTGATTCTCGTCTTCTTTGGCAAGCTTCGTTAATTCCGCAGAACCGAGCTTTATATTTTTTGCTGTTAATGTAAGAATTTCTGTTTGCTTTTCGCCGATCGTAAATGGAATTGGTTCTGTATTAAGCTGATAACCATTCGGTGCTTTTGTTTCCACAAATCGATATTTACCAGGATCTAAATTAGCTTTATAAATCATTCCAGCTACATCTGTTGTTAGGTAATCCACCACTTTATAGGAATCACCAGTTTTTTTCTCTAGTACAAACGTTGCTCCAGCTAAAATATCTCCAGTTTCTTGGTCAATCTTCTGCAATTGGACGTCTCGAATGATCTTAGAGTTAGTTACAGTGACCTGATTTCCTATTTTCTCTTCACTATTCTCTTCGTATGGTTTATCGATAGAAATGGCATGCTGTTTCGTATCGATGAGATAACCGTCTGGTGCGCTTTCTTCAAGTAATGTGTACGTGCCATAAAGCAATCGATCGAAGACAATCTTACCATCTTCATTTGTTGTTTTCGTACCAATCGTAATACCACTTTCCGGATCTTTAAGGGTAAAAGTAGCTTCCGAAAGCGGATTACCACTATTGCGATCTGTTTTATAAACAGTGAGTCTACCGATTTCACCTTTTCCTTCGCCCATACCAGCGGTTCTCTTTACTGATACCGAACTCTGAGACTTATTGATTACCTCCTCAATGTTTTCGCCATTAATGGAAATCTCGTTATTTACAGTCTCTCCTGGCTTTGCAAGAATTAAGGACTGGTATTCTAAAATGTACGGCTCATTAATTTCTTCTTTAAACTTCAGTGTAAAAGTATCAGGGTTTTGCTGTAGATCTAAGGTGTAATCCTTATTCAGCTCTAATAGTTCTCCTTTAGAAACTTCACCTGCTTCATCGATAGATGTTGCATATAAACGGAAAGAATCTTCCAATAGTGCCTGATTACTACTTGGATTGTCAACGATCGTAGCATTACTAACTTGGGACTGAGCAAAGTTTATATGAACCTGCCAATCAATAGCCTTACCATTTTGACTTCCTGACTTTGTTGTATACTTGCCGCCATGCGGAATAGATACAGAAGCATCTAAGTCGGTTTCTTTCTGGTCTCCATTATAGAGTGTCGCTGTATTATTGTAGTTAGCTGCAACTAGATCGAGATTTTCCAGACTAGTTTTATATTCAATTAAATACGGTTCATTAATCTCTTTTTCAAAATTGATTTGAAAGCCTGGCTTGCCTTGTTCATTTTGAATAAATTTTATGGAGTAATCTTCTCCTGGTATTGCTTCTCTTAACTTTGTGCCATTTTCTTTGCCTGTGAGTTCCATCAAGTATACCGTAATCGAATTACGTATTAGCTGCTGATTGCCTTGAATATAATCTTTCACAGCTGCATTTTGTAACGTTTTTAAATTGTAATTAACACCTATATTCCATGTAATCTCTTTTGTTACTGCGTTATAGGAACCATGTTTAAACCCGTTATGCTGTGTATACTCATCCGGTGTAAATGTAGCATCAGCTTCTTTTTCCCTATTGTTTCCATCTTCATCTGTCCAAGTCAGATGTGCATGGTTAATAAAATGCTTATCCTTATCTTCGCGTTGATCATAGTCAAATTCTGTCATATAACTTATCGTATGCGGTTCAGTTATTGTTTTTTTAAATTCAATTACAAATTCATCCGCTTCATTTTTAACCAGTTTATAATCTGTTCCTTTTTCCATACCTGAAATTTTAATCGTTTCCGGTAAAAGTGTAAGACCTTTATTGGTGAAGGTGTCTTTCAGGACTACATGATTCATCTTATGTTTATCGTGGTTAAAACTAATCATCCATTCAATCGTTTTATCCTTATAGTTTGGTTTCCCATGGTTCTTGAATAAGATCACCTGACCGATATTTTCTTTTCCTGTGGCGCTATGGTCACCAGCATCAACCTTATTCGTAATCTCTTGCTCGTCAAACACTCGTTCCGAAGCCTTCGTTTTATATACCATTTTGTAAGCGGAAGAAATATCTTCGGTAAACTGTAAATGAAAGCCGTTTTGATCGCCTTGTTGTTTAGGGTCGACTGTATAATTAGTAACGACTTCTCCTTCGCCTACTTCATGACCATTTTCATCCAGCGTAATTTTTTTCACGACAAACGAGTCTTCAATCAGATCTTGACTTCCATTAAAAAAGTCCTTTAATAACGCATCTTTTTGGGCGATGTTTTTCTCATTGTAGTTATAACGGATTTCCCAAGTGATAATTTGGTTTTCACGGTCATAATGTGTAGCCTTTTTCTTCAAAGGCTTACCTCTGCCAACTGTTACAGTAGCTTCAGCAGTTTTATCCTGCATTCCCTCACCTGTTAACGTTACGTTATTTTTGAATACAGCTTGTTCTGCATCTGTAATATCTGTTTCATATACGAGTCGGAAAGCTGAATGGATATCTTCGCTAAAATGGATCGTAAAATCTTCCCCGTCCTCCGTCTTACCTACTGTATATGAATTAGGGTCAACTTCCTCGCCTTGTGTCACTTCACCACTTAATTTTGTCTGCAAATGATACAGCTTAATGGAGCCTTCTTTGAGCGCTTGCCCTTTTTGAATCGGATCGTTTATGGTAGCGTTTCTTATCGTGTCTAACGTTTTATTAAAGTCAACTGTCCATTCAATTTCTTCGGCATTGTAAGTACGATTTGGAATACCTTGCTTCTCTACCGCCGGGCCCGCTGGATTAAAATCTATGGGAATAGTGATCGAGTCTTTCCCTTCAATTGGGGTTATAATAACTTCCTTCTCTTCGTTAATAATAATTTCCTCGCTTAATTGCGTTAAAATCTCGAAGTTTCCATTGATATTAGAATATCCTTCAATGAACTTGGTAAATTCAATCGTTGCTGTTCCATCTTTGGTTACAGATAAATAGCCGATCGTTTCTCCATTAAACTTCATTTCCAAACGATCAATTTCATTATAAATGTCTAACTCTGGCGGTACCTGAAATGTAAAGGTGTCGCCCTCTTTATATTTATGCCCATTTGGTAATTCCCACCAATATTTTATAGCAATGATCGAACCCAAGCCTGGTTTGTCTATGGATTCTCCTTCGCTATTTTCATAGATAACTTCAGCACGAGTTAAAATATTTTCTTTAATCGCTTTTAACGGATCAATTTCTTCCGTTTTTTGTGCCGCTTTTTCAAGCTGTTCTCCCTCAGCAGGTTTTGCAACTGCTTCTTCAGAATTTGCATTTTCAGCATGGTTTACTTCCTCTTTTGGGTCTTCGGCAATTTCTTCCGCATCCGTTGATCCCACATCTTCTTGCTCTGATGCAGTTTCATCTTGCTCTGGTGTAGTTTCATCAGCCTTCTCTTCTTGATCCTTATCTTCTGCACTTGGAGCTATTTCTGCTGTAAACGACCCGCTCGCTTCTGGAAATTGCCTTATTCCTTCGTTAAAGCGAATCGTTAGGGTGTTGTCTGTATTTACAATATAAGTACCCACTTCACCTTCTTCGACCAATAACTTACCTGTCTGTTTCTTATCCATTTCAATAACAGCAGGGAGCTGTTGGGTATAATCTTTGTCAGGTTCAACTGTTATCCCTTTAATAGACCAGCTTACCTTTACATGTGTTGCTTTTTGTTTATCTTCTTGCTGAATGGATCCGCCTAATTCATTAACCAGCTCCATATTCTTTACAATTTCATCTGTAGTTGAGCCTTGAGCTTTAACTTGCATAGGAAATGCTAGACTACTAGAAATTGTTTGCATTAGAAGGAAAATAATAAAAAGCACACTTAACTGCTTCTTCAATGTGCTACCCCTTTCCATATAGGTGTTAGTATCTTTTAGAGGAATAGTAGAGCCCTTTACATAGAATGTTAAAAAGCATGGAAAACCTTGTAGTTCACATGGTGCTTTCCTTATATATTTCCTCTTAAAACAAGATCATCTTGATACCAATAACGGTAAAAAGAATTCGATGATATTTAGATTCTTTTATCTGTTCTACAATAGCGAATAGTTCATTAATAAATCGTTTTTCAATTCATTAAGATCAAAACTTTCATACGAAATGATGTGTTGTTGTGTGAAACGTATGGTATTTGACAAGCAAAAAAGGAGTGAAATTTTTACAGCTTTTGTACGTGTTGAATAATAAACTAGTTCATACACACAAAAATATTCCCTTGAAGCTGAACATACAGAAGTCTTAAATCTATTGATCAACTAAGAGATATACGATCTTACATCTACAATTGGCAATTCGCTGAAATGTATATAAGCCTTCACTACACGTTGATAACAAATGCCAATTAGTTTGATTTCCTATTTTTTGCTCATCCCCCCTTATTCGATCGTTTTTCTTCTACGTTCATTGAATTTACTGAAGCTCTTTTGGCTATTGTTTTCTATTTCTCATTGATCATCTGCAGAGAGTCACTTCAGTACGATAAAGTGAAGCTTCAATCAGTGGGGGCTTCCATCCCACACGGATTGTTAGTACCACAAGGATATGTCCTAAAAATCTCATTACGAAACGGAGATTTTAGGTGTTCTTATCTCCCACTTAGTCTGTTGTAGTATGGTTTCTCCAACTCTTCCAGTAGGAGTCTTACAGCACCTTATCTATGGGATAAACACAAACTGCGCACATATTTCCGATGATAGTCTTACCGATGCTGTTAACGCCCCTTTTAAAGACAGCAAACATTACATACGCAGAATGAGTTTTTCTACCATAACTTTGCGTCTAGATTATACTAAATACAACTTTACAAAAACTATACAAAACAGAATCTATGGACTTCTGTTTAGACACCAATCCAGTCTTCGCATATGAACAAAGGCGTAAGCGCCCGTTTAGCAACGTAGTGAATGGAACGAATCAACTAAAGATAAAGTGAACCTTCAATCAGCGGGGGGTTCTTCCATCCCCGCTGATTGTTAGTACCACCAGGGTATGACCTAAAGGCCCTTGAACGAATCGGGGATTTAGGTACTGTTACCTCCCACTTCAACTTGTTTAGCTCACCGCTTCCATTCTTGAAGTGGGAGTCTACAACGCCTTTTTACGGGATAAAGGAATCATGCCACTAAAACAGGGGTATGCCGACGACTGGGCGACAAGCCCGTTTTTTCGTCGGCCTTCCTCTTAGAGACGAACCGATGACGACTTATCGTAGGGGCGATTTCGTGAAGTCGCATCGTTGCTGGGCTCATGCGCCGGACGTGACTATTCGGTTATTTCGTTATCCTCAAGCACCTCATTTTATACTTCTCTATACAAGCACGTAAAAAAAGCTCCGCTGTTAACGGAGCTTTTCTTTCCATAGTTTTATCAACACAGTTAAGAGGAAGTCCATGTACCACCATTAATGTGAATCGCTTGCCCTGTCATATAAGAAGCTTCATCTGACGCTAGCATTACATACGGCCATGCGTGTTCAGATGGCTGACCAGGTCGATTCATCAGCGTATCTTGACCAAAGTTTTCTACGCCATTTTCATCAAAAGATGCTGGTATGAGTGGTGTCCAAACGGGACCAGGAGCTACCGAGTTTGCACGAATGCCTTTTTTGGCCAAGCTTTGGGCAATACTGCGGGTGAATGCAGTAATCGCTCCTTTCGTGGCAGAGTAATCCATTAATATCGGATTTCCTCTATACGCATTAATGGATGACGTATTAATAATCGAATCCCCAGAGTTCATATGACGGACAGCTGCTTTGGTTAAATAGAATTGCGAGAAGAAGTTAACTCGAAATACATCCTCCAGTTGTTCATCGGATATATCTAATACGTCCTCGCGTATAAATTGAATGGCAGCATTGTTAACTAAAATATTAATTTTTCCAAATGCTTCTACCGTCTTTTCCACGAGATCCTGGCAATGGGCAGCACTCTTAATATCCCCAGGAAGCAGAATACATTTTCCTCCTTCAGCTTCAACGAATTCTTTTGTTTTTTCAGCATCTGCATGCTCATCAAGGTAGGAGATAGCTACATGAGCTCCTTCTTTTGCATACAAAATAGCTACTGCACGACCGATGCCGCTATCTCCTCCAGTTATTAATGCCACCTTGCCTGCTAATTTCTCGGAACCTTTATAATCTAGCGGCTGGTGCGGTAATGGATTCATTTCGGATTCAAATCCTGGCTGCCGGTTTTGGTGTTGACGTGGTGTGCTCCCTTTTTGCATATCTTCAGGTTTCATCATCTAATTACCTCCTCTATTCATAACACATAGTGTTCGATTCCACGATAAGCCATTAAACAAACATAATCTAAATCATTTTTCACCAAAAGCGTAATGGAAATCTTTAAACATTGGGCTTTGGTTATCCTTAAGTGATTATTAGCACCCCAAGGGAATGACCTAAAGATCTCTGAACAGAATGACACACGTAATAGCAGTGGACCCTTCCACTT
This genomic interval from Virgibacillus pantothenticus contains the following:
- a CDS encoding LPXTG cell wall anchor domain-containing protein — translated: MKKQLSVLFIIFLLMQTISSSLAFPMQVKAQGSTTDEIVKNMELVNELGGSIQQEDKQKATHVKVSWSIKGITVEPDKDYTQQLPAVIEMDKKQTGKLLVEEGEVGTYIVNTDNTLTIRFNEGIRQFPEASGSFTAEIAPSAEDKDQEEKADETTPEQDETASEQEDVGSTDAEEIAEDPKEEVNHAENANSEEAVAKPAEGEQLEKAAQKTEEIDPLKAIKENILTRAEVIYENSEGESIDKPGLGSIIAIKYWWELPNGHKYKEGDTFTFQVPPELDIYNEIDRLEMKFNGETIGYLSVTKDGTATIEFTKFIEGYSNINGNFEILTQLSEEIIINEEKEVIITPIEGKDSITIPIDFNPAGPAVEKQGIPNRTYNAEEIEWTVDFNKTLDTIRNATINDPIQKGQALKEGSIKLYHLQTKLSGEVTQGEEVDPNSYTVGKTEDGEDFTIHFSEDIHSAFRLVYETDITDAEQAVFKNNVTLTGEGMQDKTAEATVTVGRGKPLKKKATHYDRENQIITWEIRYNYNEKNIAQKDALLKDFFNGSQDLIEDSFVVKKITLDENGHEVGEGEVVTNYTVDPKQQGDQNGFHLQFTEDISSAYKMVYKTKASERVFDEQEITNKVDAGDHSATGKENIGQVILFKNHGKPNYKDKTIEWMISFNHDKHKMNHVVLKDTFTNKGLTLLPETIKISGMEKGTDYKLVKNEADEFVIEFKKTITEPHTISYMTEFDYDQREDKDKHFINHAHLTWTDEDGNNREKEADATFTPDEYTQHNGFKHGSYNAVTKEITWNIGVNYNLKTLQNAAVKDYIQGNQQLIRNSITVYLMELTGKENGTKLREAIPGEDYSIKFIQNEQGKPGFQINFEKEINEPYLIEYKTSLENLDLVAANYNNTATLYNGDQKETDLDASVSIPHGGKYTTKSGSQNGKAIDWQVHINFAQSQVSNATIVDNPSSNQALLEDSFRLYATSIDEAGEVSKGELLELNKDYTLDLQQNPDTFTLKFKEEINEPYILEYQSLILAKPGETVNNEISINGENIEEVINKSQSSVSVKRTAGMGEGKGEIGRLTVYKTDRNSGNPLSEATFTLKDPESGITIGTKTTNEDGKIVFDRLLYGTYTLLEESAPDGYLIDTKQHAISIDKPYEENSEEKIGNQVTVTNSKIIRDVQLQKIDQETGDILAGATFVLEKKTGDSYKVVDYLTTDVAGMIYKANLDPGKYRFVETKAPNGYQLNTEPIPFTIGEKQTEILTLTAKNIKLGSAELTKLAKEDENQSLKDAEFRLEREDGTVVYPLLRTDENGKILVPNLEPGKYQFIETKAPAYYQLNEEPIPFTVKSGDPSTVMVTAINELIRGKAELTKVDKDNKALKLEGAKFELQDEAGNNLQESLTTNKDGKIVVEDLKPGKYQFVETKAPAHYQLDETPIPFTIDKSKTEADVEVVSVQATNELIPGSVELEKVDEDNQGTKLAGAVFELQDADGKVLQEGLTTNVEGKIVIEDLRPGKYQFVETQAPDYYKLGTEPITFEIEKSQKKIVSVTATNKLITGKVELTKVDKDNKKQIIDGAVFELQNEAGKMLQEGLTTDKDGKIVVEDLKPGKYQFVETQAPKGYQLDETPIPFTIDKSKTEADVEVVSVQATNELIPGSVMLVKVDEDNQDKTLEGAAFELQDEAGKTLQEGLTTNKDGKIVVEDLKPGKYQFVEMQAPAYYQLDAKPITFEIEKDQKEILSVTATNKLITGKVELTKVDKDNDNAPLAEAEFALQDETGKMLQEGLTTNKDGKIVVENLKPGKYQFVETKAPTHYQLDETPITFTIDKSKTEADVEVVSVQATNELIPGSVMLVKVDEDNQDKTLEGAVFELQGADGKVLQEGLTTNAEGKIVVENLKPGKYQFVETQAPKGYQLDETPISFTIDFSQGKTLELTVENSIIQKAPVSGSGNDNSQPTQKDPENSKEQPDQAGQQAGEKLPQTGEEWLRYMMILGISLFILGGFLLISRRRNAN
- a CDS encoding SDR family oxidoreductase gives rise to the protein MKPEDMQKGSTPRQHQNRQPGFESEMNPLPHQPLDYKGSEKLAGKVALITGGDSGIGRAVAILYAKEGAHVAISYLDEHADAEKTKEFVEAEGGKCILLPGDIKSAAHCQDLVEKTVEAFGKINILVNNAAIQFIREDVLDISDEQLEDVFRVNFFSQFYLTKAAVRHMNSGDSIINTSSINAYRGNPILMDYSATKGAITAFTRSIAQSLAKKGIRANSVAPGPVWTPLIPASFDENGVENFGQDTLMNRPGQPSEHAWPYVMLASDEASYMTGQAIHINGGTWTSS